The Methylocaldum marinum genome includes the window CTTTGCCTGCTCCTGACGCTGTGTTCAGCTCCGTTATACGCCGAAAATCAAACGCAGCCGTTCAAAGCCGGCACTCTCAACGAAATTTTGAAAGCTCGACAGGGAAAACCTTTCATGCTCATGTTCTGGTCCCTGGATTGCACGAGTTGCATGAAAGACCTGGATGCCCTTTCGGCCTCGATGAAAAAGCATCCGAAACTGGACCTGGTCATGGTTTCCACCGACGAGGCCGAATTTTCCGGCGAGGTGGCCGAGGTGCTGGAAAAACACAAACTTGGCCAGGTCGAATCGTGGATCTTCGACGAGTCAAACGCACAGCGACTGCGCTACGAAGTGGACCCCTCCTGGTACGGCGAACTACCCCGCAGTTATTTCTACGATGCGGGTCACAACCGCCTGCCGGTCAGTGGTGCCATAACGACCGAGCATATCGATGCCTGGGTCGCGGCGGTCAAACCCTGAGAGGACATAAGGGACAACGAATCCCTTATGTTTTTGGCCGTTGCCGCGACGGCCCGCTTTACCGGGAGTCATTGGCGCTGTCGGCCAGGGTAAATCGACCCAGGTATTCGTAGGTCGGCAATCCTTTGCCGACACAGACGGTTGATCGCCGCTTTATGTCGGAAAAGGATTTCCGAGACTCGCGAGCTCCCGTACGGTAAATATGAAAATGCTCTGGCTTCAAATGACAGCCAGCTCCGGCGGAATCAGGTACTCCCGGATTCCGCCGCATGCTCACGAGTTTTCGGCGCACCGGTCTTCATAAATTCAGCCCACACCGAAGCAACCGGCTGTACCGTCTATCGGGCTTCTTCGACCGCGGTCGGTACCCTGCTTCCGGTTTCGAGTCCCGCAGCGCCGCCGTCAAGAACCATCCGTTTACCGGCTAGCACATAAGGCACAATCTACTATACTTCCGCAGCAGCGTACCACAGGGACAGAGCCGCTTCTGATCGGTGACCGAACCCGCCTCAAAGATTCCGCAACGGATCGGCGACGTATGGAAAAGGATCTGTCCACAGCTTCGTTAGCGAGATGCCCCCTGCCCTGCCAACGAAGTTTGGATGTCCGGATTGGCAAACGTGTTCCCACAACAAAAACAGGAGTTGACTATGGCAATGACATTACGGCGCGGCGACCGCGGGCCCGAAGTACAGCGGTTGCAGGAACTGTTGAATACCCGCCTGAAGCCTATCCCTAGATTGCGGCCGGACGGTGATTTCGGTGCTCTTACGGAAGCGGTTGTCCGTGAGTACCAAGTGTCCGTCGGCCTCGGTATTGACGGAATCGTCGGACCGCGCACTTGGGCAGCATTGGAAAAGGGTCTCGTCACGCCGATGCCCGCAGCCATTCCGGGCCACTACCCGGATGCGCCGTGGATGGCGGTCGCCGGGAAAGAGATCGGACAGAAGGCAGTTGCCGGCAGAGCGTACAATCCGCGCATTCTGGATTACCACGCCACGACCACGTTGCGAGCGCAATCGGATGAGACCGCATGGTGTTCGGCATTCGTCAATTGGTGTCTACGGCAAGCCGGCATTACCGGAACCAATTCCGCGGGCGCCGCCAGTTGGCTGACATGGAAGGGAGGACAACCGGTTGGCCCCCGCCCCGGCGCCATTACCGTCATCCATAACCCTCGCATGGTCAATACCCGTTTATCTCGATCGGGCAATCATGTCGGATTTTTGCTGCAGGACACCGGCAGCCACTATAAGTTGCTGGGCGGTAATCAAAAGGCGATGGTG containing:
- a CDS encoding redoxin domain-containing protein, with product MKKIFAPLCLLLTLCSAPLYAENQTQPFKAGTLNEILKARQGKPFMLMFWSLDCTSCMKDLDALSASMKKHPKLDLVMVSTDEAEFSGEVAEVLEKHKLGQVESWIFDESNAQRLRYEVDPSWYGELPRSYFYDAGHNRLPVSGAITTEHIDAWVAAVKP
- a CDS encoding NlpC/P60 family protein, which translates into the protein MSGLANVFPQQKQELTMAMTLRRGDRGPEVQRLQELLNTRLKPIPRLRPDGDFGALTEAVVREYQVSVGLGIDGIVGPRTWAALEKGLVTPMPAAIPGHYPDAPWMAVAGKEIGQKAVAGRAYNPRILDYHATTTLRAQSDETAWCSAFVNWCLRQAGITGTNSAGAASWLTWKGGQPVGPRPGAITVIHNPRMVNTRLSRSGNHVGFLLQDTGSHYKLLGGNQKAMVKTSSFPKSSWHLKGYRWPKQ